In Desulfitibacter sp. BRH_c19, a single window of DNA contains:
- a CDS encoding thioredoxin produces the protein MQLKKLDAVSFEEVIYDNCEACLVVFSRKSCHVCQEIISIIEDLLEKYEGKLGFYYIDVEQNKDLYKRFSLRGVPQILFFYGGEYKGKLVGQVEEEDVEAKIVEIL, from the coding sequence ATGCAACTTAAAAAATTAGATGCAGTATCTTTTGAGGAAGTGATTTATGATAATTGCGAGGCTTGCCTAGTAGTTTTCTCAAGGAAAAGTTGTCATGTATGTCAAGAAATAATTTCAATAATAGAGGATTTATTAGAAAAATATGAGGGCAAGTTGGGATTTTATTATATTGATGTAGAACAAAATAAAGATTTATATAAAAGATTCTCTTTAAGAGGGGTCCCACAAATTTTATTTTTTTATGGTGGTGAATACAAAGGCAAATTAGTCGGCCAAGTTGAAGAAGAAGACGTAGAAGCGAAGATAGTAGAAATACTATAA